A portion of the Haemophilus influenzae genome contains these proteins:
- the rpoZ gene encoding DNA-directed RNA polymerase subunit omega, which yields MARVTVQDAVEKIGNRFDLILTAARRARQLQLNQSVPLVPEDNDKPTVIALREIEKGLINQDIMDAQEFQEMAKVQETEEAAVALITE from the coding sequence ATGGCTCGTGTTACTGTGCAAGATGCAGTAGAAAAAATTGGTAACCGTTTTGATTTAATTTTAACGGCTGCGCGTCGTGCAAGACAATTACAACTTAACCAAAGTGTGCCGTTAGTGCCAGAAGATAATGACAAACCAACAGTAATCGCATTGCGTGAAATCGAAAAAGGTTTGATTAATCAAGATATTATGGATGCACAAGAATTCCAAGAAATGGCGAAAGTTCAAGAAACGGAAGAAGCAGCTGTTGCATTAATTACAGAATAA
- a CDS encoding Cof-type HAD-IIB family hydrolase, which translates to MYKAVFSDFDGTLLTSQHTISPRTVAAIKRLTANGIPFVPISARSPLGILPYWKQLETNNVLVAFSGALILNQHLEPIYSVQIDPKDILEINTVLAEHPLLGVNYYTNNDCHARDVENKWVIYERSVTKIEIHPFDEVATSSPHKIQIIGEAEEIIEIEVLLKKKFPHLSICRSHANFLEVMHKSATKGSAVRFLEDYFGVQTNEVIAFGDNFNDLDMLEHAGLGVAMGNAPNEIKQAANVVTTTNNEDGLALILEEKFPE; encoded by the coding sequence ATGTATAAAGCAGTATTTAGTGATTTTGATGGCACCTTATTAACCTCTCAACATACCATTTCCCCTCGAACTGTTGCGGCAATTAAGCGTTTAACGGCGAATGGCATTCCTTTTGTGCCAATTTCGGCACGTTCTCCTTTGGGTATTTTGCCTTATTGGAAACAGCTTGAAACGAATAATGTGCTTGTTGCATTTAGTGGTGCGCTTATTTTGAATCAACATCTTGAACCAATTTATAGCGTACAAATTGATCCAAAAGATATTTTAGAGATTAATACCGTTTTGGCGGAACATCCTTTGCTTGGCGTGAATTATTATACAAATAATGATTGCCATGCTCGTGACGTAGAAAATAAATGGGTGATTTATGAACGCAGCGTGACCAAAATTGAGATTCATCCTTTTGATGAAGTAGCGACAAGTTCGCCACATAAAATTCAAATTATTGGGGAAGCAGAAGAAATCATTGAGATTGAAGTTCTTTTAAAGAAAAAATTTCCACATTTAAGTATTTGTCGTTCTCATGCTAACTTTTTAGAGGTAATGCACAAGAGTGCAACCAAAGGAAGTGCGGTGCGTTTTTTGGAAGATTATTTTGGCGTACAAACTAATGAAGTGATTGCATTTGGCGATAATTTTAATGATTTGGATATGCTAGAACATGCGGGGCTTGGGGTGGCAATGGGAAATGCGCCAAATGAAATTAAACAAGCTGCAAATGTAGTTACCACGACCAATAATGAAGATGGACTTGCATTGATTTTAGAAGAAAAATTTCCTGAATAA
- a CDS encoding AMP-dependent synthetase/ligase produces MNLDLHFVHRIQQQAKTRANMTALRYKEHGLWRDISWKNFQDQLNQLSRALLAHNIGVQDKIAIFAHNMERWTIADIATLQIRAITVPIYATNTAQQAEFILNHADVKILFVGDQEQYDQALEIAHHCPKLQKIVAMKSTIQLQQDPLSCTWESFIKTGSNAQQNELTQRLNQKQLSDLFTIIYTSGTTGEPKGVMLDYANLAHQLETHDLSLNVTDQDISLSFLPFSHIFERAWAAYILHRGAILCYLEDTNQVRSALTEIRPTLMCAVPRFYEKIYAAVLDKVQKAPKLRQIMFHWAISVGQKHFDLRANNKTVPFLLKKQFALADKLVLSKLRQLLGGRIKMMPCGGAKLEPAIGLFFHAIGINIKLGYGMTETTATVSCWHDFQFNPNSIGTLMPKAEVKIGENNEILVRGGMVMKGYYKKPEETAQAFTEDGFLKTGDAGEFDEQGNLFITDRIKELMKTSNGKYIAPQYIESKIGKDKFIEQIAIIADAKKYVSALIVPCFDSLEEYAKQLNIKYHDRLELLKNSDILKMFEQRINAVQKELAHFEQVKKFTLLSQAFSIKLGEITPTLKLRRKVILERYRKQIEAMYHSQEA; encoded by the coding sequence ATGAATCTCGATCTCCATTTTGTTCATCGTATTCAACAACAAGCCAAAACTCGTGCAAATATGACCGCACTTCGCTATAAAGAACACGGCTTGTGGAGAGACATTTCTTGGAAAAATTTTCAAGATCAACTCAATCAACTTTCTCGAGCATTGCTTGCTCACAATATTGGCGTACAAGATAAAATCGCCATTTTTGCCCATAATATGGAACGTTGGACAATCGCTGACATTGCGACCTTACAAATTCGAGCAATCACAGTACCTATTTACGCAACCAATACAGCCCAGCAAGCAGAATTTATCCTAAATCACGCCGATGTAAAAATTCTCTTCGTCGGCGATCAAGAGCAATATGATCAAGCATTGGAAATTGCTCATCATTGTCCAAAATTACAAAAAATTGTGGCAATGAAATCCACCATTCAATTACAACAAGATCCTCTTTCTTGCACTTGGGAAAGTTTTATTAAAACAGGTTCAAACGCCCAACAAAATGAACTAACCCAACGCTTAAACCAAAAACAATTATCGGATTTATTTACGATTATTTATACCTCAGGCACAACGGGAGAGCCTAAAGGTGTCATGTTAGATTACGCTAATCTCGCTCACCAATTAGAAACACATGATCTTTCACTTAATGTGACAGATCAGGATATTTCACTTTCTTTTTTACCATTCTCTCATATTTTTGAACGAGCCTGGGCGGCTTATATTCTTCATAGAGGCGCAATACTTTGCTATTTAGAAGACACCAATCAAGTGCGGTCAGCTTTAACGGAAATTCGACCAACCTTAATGTGCGCCGTCCCACGTTTTTACGAAAAAATTTATGCTGCCGTATTGGATAAAGTTCAAAAAGCCCCAAAACTTCGCCAAATTATGTTTCATTGGGCAATTTCTGTAGGACAAAAACATTTTGATCTACGTGCGAATAACAAAACTGTTCCGTTCTTATTGAAGAAACAATTTGCTTTAGCGGATAAATTAGTGCTCTCAAAACTTCGTCAATTATTGGGGGGACGAATAAAAATGATGCCTTGCGGAGGAGCAAAATTAGAACCTGCTATTGGGCTATTTTTCCACGCCATTGGTATCAACATCAAATTAGGCTATGGCATGACAGAAACAACTGCAACCGTTTCTTGCTGGCATGATTTCCAATTTAACCCAAATTCAATCGGCACACTGATGCCAAAAGCGGAAGTGAAAATTGGGGAAAATAATGAAATCCTTGTGCGTGGTGGAATGGTGATGAAAGGCTATTACAAAAAGCCAGAAGAAACGGCTCAAGCCTTTACAGAAGATGGTTTCTTAAAAACTGGCGATGCGGGAGAATTTGACGAACAAGGCAATTTATTTATTACCGATCGCATTAAAGAATTAATGAAAACCTCAAACGGCAAATATATCGCACCACAATATATCGAAAGCAAAATCGGTAAAGATAAATTTATCGAACAAATTGCGATCATCGCTGATGCGAAAAAATATGTATCCGCGCTTATTGTGCCTTGCTTTGATAGTTTGGAAGAGTACGCAAAACAGCTCAATATTAAATATCATGACCGTTTAGAACTACTAAAAAATTCTGACATTCTGAAAATGTTTGAGCAGCGTATTAATGCAGTACAAAAAGAATTGGCTCATTTCGAGCAAGTAAAAAAATTCACGTTACTTTCTCAAGCATTTAGCATTAAATTGGGTGAAATTACACCAACATTAAAATTGCGTAGAAAAGTGATTTTAGAACGTTATCGCAAGCAAATTGAAGCAATGTATCATTCACAAGAAGCATAA
- the gap gene encoding type I glyceraldehyde-3-phosphate dehydrogenase, whose amino-acid sequence MAIKIGINGFGRIGRIVFRAAQHRDDIEVVGINDLIDVEYMAYMLKYDSTHGRFDGTVEVKDGNLVVNGKTIRVTAERDPANLNWGAIGVDIAVEATGLFLTDETARKHITAGAKKVVLTGPSKDATPMFVRGVNFNAYAGQDIVSNASCTTNCLAPLARVVHETFGIKDGLMTTVHATTATQKTVDGPSAKDWRGGRGASQNIIPSSTGAAKAVGKVLPALNGKLTGMAFRVPTPNVSVVDLTVNLEKPASYDAIKQAIKDAAEGKTFNGELKGVLGYTEDAVVSTDFNGCTLTSVFDADAGIALTDSFVKLVSWYDNETGYSNKVLDLVAHIYNYKG is encoded by the coding sequence ATGGCAATTAAAATTGGTATCAATGGTTTTGGTCGTATCGGCCGTATCGTATTCCGTGCAGCACAACACCGTGATGACATTGAAGTTGTAGGTATTAACGACTTAATCGACGTTGAATACATGGCTTATATGTTGAAATATGATTCAACTCACGGTCGTTTCGACGGCACTGTTGAAGTGAAAGATGGTAACCTAGTGGTTAATGGTAAAACTATCCGTGTCACTGCAGAACGTGATCCAGCAAACTTGAACTGGGGTGCAATCGGTGTTGATATCGCTGTTGAAGCGACTGGTTTATTCTTAACTGATGAAACTGCTCGTAAACACATCACTGCAGGTGCGAAAAAAGTTGTATTAACTGGCCCATCTAAAGATGCAACTCCTATGTTCGTTCGTGGTGTAAACTTCAACGCATACGCAGGTCAAGATATCGTTTCTAACGCATCTTGTACAACAAACTGTTTAGCTCCTTTAGCACGTGTTGTTCATGAAACTTTCGGTATCAAAGATGGTTTAATGACCACTGTTCACGCAACAACTGCAACTCAAAAAACTGTGGATGGCCCATCAGCTAAAGACTGGCGCGGCGGCCGCGGTGCATCACAAAACATCATTCCATCTTCAACAGGTGCAGCGAAAGCAGTAGGTAAAGTCTTACCTGCATTAAACGGTAAATTAACTGGTATGGCTTTCCGTGTTCCAACGCCAAACGTATCTGTTGTTGATTTAACAGTTAATCTTGAAAAACCAGCTTCTTATGATGCAATCAAACAAGCAATCAAAGATGCAGCGGAAGGTAAAACGTTCAATGGCGAATTAAAAGGCGTATTAGGTTACACTGAAGATGCGGTTGTTTCTACTGACTTCAACGGCTGTACTTTAACTTCTGTATTTGATGCTGATGCTGGTATCGCATTAACTGATTCTTTCGTTAAATTAGTATCTTGGTACGATAACGAAACGGGTTACTCAAACAAAGTATTAGACTTAGTAGCTCATATCTACAACTACAAAGGCTAA
- the ybeY gene encoding rRNA maturation RNase YbeY, whose product MGSVLVDLQIATENIEGLPIEEQIVQWATDAVQPEGNEVEMTVRIVDEAESHELNLTYRGKDRPTNVLSFPFECPDEVELPLLGDLVICRQVVEREASEQEKPLMAHWAHMVVHGSLHLLGYDHIEDDEAEEMESLETQIMQGLGFDDPYLAEK is encoded by the coding sequence ATGGGAAGTGTATTGGTTGATTTGCAAATTGCCACAGAAAATATAGAGGGTTTGCCAATAGAAGAGCAGATTGTGCAGTGGGCAACAGATGCTGTTCAGCCTGAGGGCAATGAAGTCGAAATGACGGTGCGTATTGTGGATGAAGCCGAAAGCCATGAATTAAATTTAACTTATCGTGGAAAGGATCGCCCGACTAACGTACTTTCATTTCCATTTGAATGCCCCGATGAGGTGGAGTTGCCATTGTTAGGGGATCTCGTTATTTGTCGTCAAGTCGTGGAGCGAGAAGCCTCAGAACAAGAGAAACCATTAATGGCACATTGGGCGCATATGGTCGTGCATGGTAGCTTACATTTACTCGGTTATGATCATATTGAAGACGATGAAGCGGAAGAAATGGAAAGCTTAGAAACCCAAATTATGCAAGGATTAGGCTTTGATGATCCTTATCTAGCAGAGAAATAA
- the fdnG gene encoding formate dehydrogenase-N subunit alpha, producing the protein MQVSRRKFFKICAGGMAGTSAAMLGFAPANVLAAPREYKLLRAFESRNTCTYCAVSCGMLLYSTGKPYNSLSSHTGTNTRSKLFHIEGDPDHPVSRGALCPKGAGALDYVNSESRSLYPQYRAPGSDKWERISWKDAIKRIARLMKDDRDANFVEKDASGKTVNRWATTGIMTASAMSNEAALLTQKWIRMLGMVPVCNQANTUHGPTVASLAPSFGRGAMTNNWVDIKNANLIIVQGGNPAEAHPVGFRWAIEAKKNGAKIIVIDPRFNRTASVADLHVPIRSGSDITFLMGVIRYLLETNQIQHEYVKHYTNASFLIDEGFKFEDGLFVGYNEEKRNYDKSKWNYQFDENGHAKRDMTLQHPRCVINILKEHVSRYTPEMVERITGVKQKLFLQICEEIGKTSVPNKTMTHLYALGFTEHSIGTQNIRSMAIIQLLLGNMGMPGGGINALRGHSNVQGTTDMGLLPMSLPGYMRLPNDKDTSYDQYINAITPKDIVPNQVNYYRHTSKFFVSMMKTFYGDNATKENGWGFDFLPKADRLYDPITHVKLMNEGKLHGWILQGFNVLNALPNKNKTLSGMSKLKYLVVMDPLQTESSEFWRNFGESNDVNPTEIQTEVFRLPTTCFAEEEGSIVNSGRWAQWHWKGCDQPGEALPDVDILSMLREEMHELYKKEGGQGIESFEAMTWNYAQPHSPSAVELAKELNGYALEDLYDPNGNLMYKKGQLLNGFAHLRDDGTTTSGNWLYVGQWTEKGNQTANRDNSDPSGLGCTIGWGFAWPANRRVLYSRASLDINGNPWDKNRQLIKWNGKNWNWFDIADYGTQPPGSDTGPFIMSAEGVGRLFAVDKIANGPMPEHYEPVESPIDTNPLHPNVVTDPTLRIYKEDREFIGSNKNYPFVATTYRLTEHFHSWTAQSALNIIAQPQQFVEIGEKLAAEKGIQKGDMVKITSRRGYIRAVAVVTKRLKDLEIDGRVVHHIGLPIHWNMKALNGKGNRGFSTNTLTPSWGEAITQTPEYKTFLVNIEKVGEA; encoded by the coding sequence ATGCAGGTCTCAAGAAGAAAATTCTTCAAGATCTGTGCAGGAGGTATGGCGGGAACGTCAGCTGCAATGTTGGGCTTTGCTCCAGCAAATGTATTAGCTGCGCCACGCGAATATAAATTATTACGCGCGTTTGAATCCCGTAACACCTGTACATACTGCGCTGTAAGTTGCGGTATGTTGTTATATAGCACAGGCAAACCTTACAATTCATTAAGTAGCCATACTGGCACAAATACTCGTTCAAAACTCTTTCATATTGAAGGCGATCCAGATCACCCAGTCAGTCGTGGTGCACTTTGCCCGAAAGGTGCTGGCGCACTCGATTATGTCAATAGTGAAAGCCGTTCTTTATATCCTCAATATCGTGCGCCCGGTTCTGATAAATGGGAACGAATTTCTTGGAAAGATGCCATTAAACGTATTGCTCGTTTAATGAAAGATGACCGAGATGCCAACTTTGTTGAAAAAGATGCAAGTGGAAAAACGGTTAATCGTTGGGCAACGACAGGAATTATGACTGCATCAGCAATGAGCAATGAAGCTGCGTTATTAACGCAAAAGTGGATTCGAATGCTCGGTATGGTGCCAGTATGTAACCAAGCGAATACTTGACACGGACCAACGGTAGCAAGTCTTGCTCCATCATTTGGTCGCGGTGCCATGACAAATAACTGGGTTGATATTAAAAATGCCAACTTAATCATCGTTCAAGGCGGTAACCCTGCTGAAGCCCATCCTGTTGGCTTCCGTTGGGCAATTGAAGCGAAGAAAAACGGTGCGAAAATCATCGTTATTGATCCGCGTTTTAACCGTACCGCATCCGTTGCAGATTTACACGTGCCAATTCGTTCTGGTTCTGATATTACGTTCTTAATGGGCGTGATCCGTTACCTATTGGAAACAAATCAAATTCAACACGAATATGTTAAACACTATACCAATGCTTCATTCTTAATTGATGAAGGTTTCAAATTTGAAGACGGTTTATTTGTAGGTTACAACGAAGAAAAACGTAACTACGATAAATCTAAATGGAACTACCAATTTGATGAAAATGGTCACGCTAAACGTGATATGACATTACAACATCCTCGTTGTGTCATTAACATCTTAAAAGAGCACGTTTCTCGTTATACCCCAGAAATGGTTGAGCGTATTACAGGTGTAAAACAAAAACTCTTCTTACAAATCTGTGAAGAAATTGGTAAAACCTCAGTGCCAAATAAAACGATGACGCATCTATATGCGTTAGGCTTTACTGAGCATTCAATCGGTACACAAAATATTCGCTCAATGGCGATAATCCAATTACTTTTAGGTAATATGGGGATGCCAGGTGGCGGTATTAACGCATTACGTGGACACTCCAATGTTCAAGGTACGACAGATATGGGCTTATTGCCAATGTCTTTACCAGGTTATATGCGTTTGCCAAACGATAAAGATACCTCTTACGATCAATACATTAACGCAATTACACCAAAAGATATCGTTCCAAACCAAGTGAACTATTATCGTCATACTTCAAAATTCTTTGTCAGTATGATGAAAACTTTCTACGGAGATAATGCCACTAAGGAAAATGGCTGGGGATTCGATTTCTTACCAAAAGCAGATCGCTTATATGATCCGATTACTCACGTTAAATTGATGAATGAAGGCAAATTACACGGTTGGATTTTACAAGGTTTTAACGTATTAAATGCACTACCAAATAAAAATAAAACGTTATCTGGTATGAGTAAACTGAAATACTTAGTCGTTATGGATCCATTACAAACTGAATCATCAGAATTTTGGAGAAATTTTGGTGAGTCAAATGATGTAAATCCTACGGAAATTCAAACAGAAGTTTTCCGTTTACCAACTACTTGTTTCGCAGAAGAAGAAGGATCAATCGTTAATTCTGGTCGCTGGGCTCAATGGCACTGGAAAGGTTGCGATCAACCGGGAGAAGCCTTACCTGATGTTGATATTCTTTCTATGCTACGCGAAGAAATGCACGAACTTTATAAAAAAGAGGGTGGTCAAGGCATTGAATCTTTTGAAGCAATGACTTGGAATTATGCTCAACCACACTCACCAAGTGCGGTTGAATTAGCCAAAGAATTAAATGGTTATGCGCTTGAAGATCTTTATGATCCAAACGGTAACTTGATGTACAAAAAAGGTCAATTACTCAATGGATTTGCACATTTACGTGATGATGGTACAACAACATCAGGTAACTGGTTATATGTTGGTCAATGGACTGAAAAAGGCAACCAAACTGCTAATCGCGATAATTCAGATCCATCGGGTTTAGGTTGTACTATTGGCTGGGGCTTTGCATGGCCTGCAAACCGCCGCGTACTTTATAGCCGTGCATCATTAGATATCAATGGTAATCCTTGGGATAAAAACCGCCAATTAATCAAATGGAACGGTAAAAACTGGAACTGGTTTGATATTGCTGACTACGGCACGCAACCACCAGGTTCTGATACTGGGCCGTTTATTATGTCCGCAGAAGGCGTAGGACGTTTATTTGCCGTTGATAAAATTGCAAATGGCCCAATGCCAGAACACTATGAACCAGTTGAAAGCCCAATTGATACAAACCCACTTCATCCAAATGTAGTGACAGATCCAACTTTACGTATCTATAAAGAAGATCGTGAATTTATTGGTTCAAATAAAAACTATCCATTTGTAGCAACAACTTATCGTTTAACCGAGCATTTCCACAGCTGGACTGCACAATCTGCATTAAATATCATCGCACAACCACAACAATTTGTGGAAATTGGCGAAAAATTAGCGGCAGAAAAAGGCATCCAAAAAGGCGATATGGTAAAAATTACTTCTCGTCGTGGCTATATTAGAGCGGTTGCCGTGGTTACAAAACGTCTTAAAGATCTCGAAATTGATGGACGTGTCGTACACCATATAGGTCTTCCAATTCACTGGAATATGAAGGCATTGAATGGCAAAGGTAACCGTGGATTCTCTACTAATACCTTAACACCATCTTGGGGTGAGGCAATCACGCAAACACCAGAATACAAAACATTCTTGGTAAATATTGAAAAAGTTGGGGAGGCATAA
- a CDS encoding formate dehydrogenase subunit gamma, which yields MSKIEISNDTRVIRHRTPARISHWMLVICFFMTMFTGVAFFFPDFAWLTEILGTPQIARAIHPFTGILMFFAFIYLALLYWDHNIPEKNDIRWAKGVVEVLKGNEHAVADNGKYNLGQKMLFWTLNLAMVTLLVTGIIMWRQYFSHYFSIPVLRIAILLHSASAFMLFTGILVHIYMAFWVKGSIRGIVEGWVTVRWAKKHHPRWYREEVLSKLEEDLLNEQSGKKVGKTKVLFKGFGK from the coding sequence ATGAGTAAAATTGAAATTAGCAACGATACTCGCGTTATCCGTCATAGAACCCCAGCGCGTATTAGTCACTGGATGTTGGTTATTTGCTTTTTTATGACGATGTTCACTGGCGTTGCATTTTTCTTCCCTGACTTTGCTTGGCTCACAGAAATTTTGGGTACACCACAAATTGCGCGCGCCATTCACCCATTCACAGGGATTTTAATGTTCTTCGCTTTCATCTACTTAGCGTTATTGTACTGGGATCACAATATTCCAGAAAAAAACGATATTCGCTGGGCAAAAGGTGTCGTTGAAGTGCTTAAAGGGAATGAACACGCAGTTGCTGACAACGGTAAATATAACCTTGGTCAAAAAATGCTCTTTTGGACATTAAACTTGGCGATGGTAACGTTATTAGTCACTGGCATCATTATGTGGCGTCAATATTTTTCACATTACTTCTCAATCCCAGTATTGCGAATTGCTATTTTGCTCCACTCTGCAAGTGCTTTTATGTTATTCACGGGTATCTTGGTGCATATATATATGGCATTTTGGGTTAAAGGATCAATTCGCGGTATTGTTGAAGGTTGGGTTACTGTTCGTTGGGCGAAAAAACATCACCCAAGATGGTATCGTGAAGAAGTTTTATCAAAACTTGAAGAAGATTTACTCAACGAGCAATCTGGCAAAAAAGTAGGTAAAACCAAAGTCTTATTTAAAGGATTTGGCAAATAA
- the gmk gene encoding guanylate kinase produces the protein MSQGNLYILSAPSGAGKSSLISALLTSDSSTQKMVSVSHTTRAPRPGEVEGVHYYFVSKEEFESLIEQDLFLEYAKVFGGNYYGTSLPAIEENLAKGIDVFLDIDWQGAQQIRKKVPSVKSIFILPPSLPELERRLIGRGQDSEEVIAERMSKAMSEISHYDEYDYVIVNDDFEKALKDLQSILQSERLTKDYQQKQNAMLIQQLLAK, from the coding sequence ATGTCTCAAGGTAATCTTTATATTTTATCTGCACCAAGTGGCGCAGGAAAATCTTCATTAATTTCTGCGTTATTGACATCAGATAGCTCAACTCAAAAAATGGTTTCTGTGTCACATACGACCCGTGCCCCACGCCCGGGTGAAGTTGAAGGCGTACACTATTATTTTGTATCAAAAGAAGAGTTTGAATCACTCATTGAGCAAGATTTATTTCTAGAATATGCCAAAGTTTTTGGTGGCAATTATTATGGAACCTCTTTACCAGCGATTGAAGAAAATTTAGCAAAAGGCATTGATGTATTTTTAGATATTGATTGGCAGGGCGCCCAACAAATCCGCAAAAAAGTTCCTAGTGTTAAAAGCATTTTTATTTTACCGCCTTCATTGCCTGAATTAGAACGTCGTTTAATTGGTCGTGGGCAAGATAGTGAAGAGGTTATCGCTGAACGAATGTCAAAAGCGATGAGTGAAATTTCGCATTATGACGAATATGATTATGTTATTGTGAATGATGATTTTGAGAAAGCATTAAAAGATTTACAAAGTATTTTGCAATCGGAACGCTTAACTAAAGATTATCAACAAAAACAAAATGCAATGTTAATTCAACAGCTACTAGCAAAATAG
- the fdxH gene encoding formate dehydrogenase subunit beta has product MAGTAQGVQTQDVIKISATSGLTPAPQARDHKVEVAKLIDVSTCIGCKACQVGCSEWNDIRSDVNAQCVGVYDNPVDLDAKAWTVMRFNEVEENDRLEWLIRKDGCMHCAEPGCLKACPAPGAIIQYANGIVDFQSDKCIGCGYCIAGCPFNIPRMNPEDNRVYKCTLCVDRVSVAQEPACVKTCPTGAIRFGSKEEMKIYAEQRVADLKSRGYENAGLYDPPGVGGTHVMYVLHHADKPELYNGLPKDPQIDLSVTLWKDVLKPVAAVAMGGLALAEVAHYLTVGPNVEEDVEDHHHEFEENKPSKGENNE; this is encoded by the coding sequence ATGGCCGGAACTGCTCAAGGCGTTCAAACGCAAGACGTTATTAAAATCTCCGCAACATCTGGTTTAACACCAGCACCACAAGCGAGAGATCATAAAGTCGAAGTTGCAAAATTAATTGATGTTTCAACTTGTATAGGATGTAAAGCCTGTCAAGTGGGTTGTTCAGAGTGGAATGATATTCGCTCTGATGTCAATGCACAATGTGTTGGGGTTTATGACAATCCAGTTGATCTTGATGCAAAAGCGTGGACGGTGATGCGTTTTAACGAAGTTGAAGAAAACGATCGTTTAGAATGGCTGATTCGTAAAGATGGCTGTATGCACTGCGCAGAACCTGGTTGTTTAAAGGCTTGTCCAGCACCTGGTGCGATCATTCAATATGCTAACGGTATTGTAGATTTCCAATCCGATAAATGTATTGGTTGTGGTTATTGTATTGCAGGCTGTCCATTCAATATTCCACGTATGAATCCTGAAGACAATCGTGTATACAAATGCACCCTTTGTGTGGATCGTGTTTCTGTAGCACAAGAACCAGCTTGCGTGAAAACCTGTCCAACAGGTGCGATTCGTTTCGGCTCTAAAGAAGAAATGAAAATTTACGCAGAACAACGCGTGGCAGATTTAAAATCTCGTGGTTATGAAAATGCAGGACTTTACGATCCTCCAGGTGTAGGCGGTACACATGTAATGTATGTGTTGCATCACGCAGATAAACCTGAACTTTACAATGGTCTTCCAAAAGATCCTCAAATTGATTTGAGTGTGACCTTATGGAAAGATGTATTGAAACCAGTCGCTGCAGTGGCAATGGGTGGTCTAGCTCTAGCAGAAGTTGCACATTACTTAACCGTTGGCCCAAATGTAGAAGAAGATGTAGAAGATCATCATCACGAATTTGAAGAAAATAAACCGTCTAAGGGGGAAAACAATGAGTAA
- the fdhD gene encoding formate dehydrogenase accessory sulfurtransferase FdhD, with protein sequence MQCWIRQTINFFRKTKNTEKLTALLQQKEDILAVEIPVSLVYNGISHAVMMCSPNNLEDFALGFSLTEGIINKPEDIYGIDVVEVCNGIEVQIELSSRKFMALKEHRRNLTGRTGCGICGTEQLNQVYKTFPKLDCTFQFDLNLLDSCLIDLQKNQLLGCKTGATHACAFFDLYGSMLAIYEDVGRHVALDKLLGWHAKSGKPRGFILASSRASYEMVQKTVACGVEMLVTISAATDLAVTMAEKHNLTLIGFAREGKGNIYSGHLRLHN encoded by the coding sequence ATGCAGTGCTGGATTCGACAAACTATCAACTTTTTTAGAAAGACAAAAAATACAGAAAAATTGACCGCACTTTTGCAACAAAAAGAAGACATACTGGCTGTAGAGATACCAGTTTCTTTGGTATATAACGGCATTTCTCACGCAGTTATGATGTGTTCCCCAAACAATTTAGAGGATTTTGCTTTAGGTTTTTCTCTAACAGAGGGAATTATCAATAAACCAGAAGATATTTATGGTATTGATGTTGTAGAAGTTTGCAATGGTATTGAAGTGCAAATTGAACTTTCCAGCCGTAAATTTATGGCATTAAAAGAGCATCGTCGTAATCTTACGGGGCGTACTGGTTGTGGTATTTGTGGTACAGAACAATTGAATCAAGTATATAAAACTTTTCCGAAATTAGACTGTACTTTTCAATTTGATTTAAATTTGCTAGATAGTTGTCTTATTGATCTTCAAAAAAATCAATTGCTTGGATGTAAAACTGGTGCTACCCATGCTTGTGCATTTTTCGATTTATATGGAAGTATGTTAGCTATTTACGAAGATGTGGGTCGCCACGTTGCATTAGATAAATTGCTTGGGTGGCACGCAAAATCGGGTAAACCTAGAGGTTTTATTTTAGCCTCCAGTCGAGCGAGTTATGAAATGGTGCAAAAAACAGTGGCTTGCGGGGTGGAAATGTTAGTCACGATTTCTGCCGCAACGGATTTAGCAGTCACAATGGCAGAAAAACATAATTTGACTTTAATTGGTTTTGCTAGGGAAGGAAAAGGAAATATTTATAGCGGACATCTACGACTTCACAATTAA